A genome region from Arachis duranensis cultivar V14167 chromosome 8, aradu.V14167.gnm2.J7QH, whole genome shotgun sequence includes the following:
- the LOC107459997 gene encoding floral homeotic protein DEFICIENS isoform X2: MARGKIQIKRIENTTNRQVTYSKRRNGLFKKANELTVLCDAKVSIIMFSSTGKLHEYISPSISTKQFFDQYQMTVGIDLWNSHYEHMQENLRKLKDVNRNLRQEIRQRMGDCLNDLGIEELKLLEEEMDKASKVIRERKYKMITNQIDQHRKKFNNEKEVHNRLLRDLDARAEDPRYGLVDNGEYESVIGFSNLGPRMFALSLQPSHPNAHSGGTAASDLTTYPLLF, from the exons ATGGCTCGAGGGAAGATCCAGATCAAGAGGATAGAGAACACTACCAACAGGCAGGTCACATACTCCAAACGACGCAACGGACTTTTCAAGAAGGCCAATGAGCTCACCGTTCTCTGCGATGCTAAGGTTTCTATAATCATGTTCTCTAGCACTGGCAAACTCCATGAGTACATTAGCCCCTCCATCTC AACTAAGCAGTTCTTCGATCAGTATCAGATGACCGTAGGAATTGATCTCTGGAACTCCCACTATGAG CATATGCAAGAAAACTTGAGGAAGCTGAAAGATGTAAACAGGAATCTTCGTCAGGAGATTAG GCAGAGGATGGGAGATTGTCTGAACGATCTGGGCATAGAAGAGCTTAAACTCCTTGAGGAAGAAATGGACAAGGCTTCTAAGGTTATTCGCGAGCGTAAG TACAAGATGATCACAAATCAGATTGACCAGCACAGGAAGAAG TTTAACAACGAGAAAGAAGTGCACAACAGACTCCTGCGTGATTTA GATGCAAGAGCAGAAGATCCACGTTATGGATTGGTGGATAATGGAGAGTATGAATCTGTCATAGGATTCTCGAATTTAGGTCCTCGCATGTTTGCATTGAGCCTACAACCTAGCCATCCTAATGCACATAGCGGAGGAACAGCAGCCTCTGATCTTACCACTTACCCTTTACTTTTCTAG
- the LOC107459997 gene encoding floral homeotic protein DEFICIENS isoform X1, producing MARGKIQIKRIENTTNRQVTYSKRRNGLFKKANELTVLCDAKVSIIMFSSTGKLHEYISPSISTKQFFDQYQMTVGIDLWNSHYELFLFSFFQHMQENLRKLKDVNRNLRQEIRQRMGDCLNDLGIEELKLLEEEMDKASKVIRERKYKMITNQIDQHRKKFNNEKEVHNRLLRDLDARAEDPRYGLVDNGEYESVIGFSNLGPRMFALSLQPSHPNAHSGGTAASDLTTYPLLF from the exons ATGGCTCGAGGGAAGATCCAGATCAAGAGGATAGAGAACACTACCAACAGGCAGGTCACATACTCCAAACGACGCAACGGACTTTTCAAGAAGGCCAATGAGCTCACCGTTCTCTGCGATGCTAAGGTTTCTATAATCATGTTCTCTAGCACTGGCAAACTCCATGAGTACATTAGCCCCTCCATCTC AACTAAGCAGTTCTTCGATCAGTATCAGATGACCGTAGGAATTGATCTCTGGAACTCCCACTATGAG ttgtttttgttctctttttttcaGCATATGCAAGAAAACTTGAGGAAGCTGAAAGATGTAAACAGGAATCTTCGTCAGGAGATTAG GCAGAGGATGGGAGATTGTCTGAACGATCTGGGCATAGAAGAGCTTAAACTCCTTGAGGAAGAAATGGACAAGGCTTCTAAGGTTATTCGCGAGCGTAAG TACAAGATGATCACAAATCAGATTGACCAGCACAGGAAGAAG TTTAACAACGAGAAAGAAGTGCACAACAGACTCCTGCGTGATTTA GATGCAAGAGCAGAAGATCCACGTTATGGATTGGTGGATAATGGAGAGTATGAATCTGTCATAGGATTCTCGAATTTAGGTCCTCGCATGTTTGCATTGAGCCTACAACCTAGCCATCCTAATGCACATAGCGGAGGAACAGCAGCCTCTGATCTTACCACTTACCCTTTACTTTTCTAG